From Slackia heliotrinireducens DSM 20476:
GCATCCGCCATGGCCGCAGCCGCCGCCGTCCAGCTGTTCGGCGGCACGCCCGAGCAATGTCTGAACGCCGCAGGCAACGCGATCGTCGGCCTGATGGGTTTGGTATGCGACCCCGTAGCGGGCCTGGTGGAGGTCCCTTGTCAGAAACGCAACGCCACAGGCGCTGCAAACGCCCTGGTGAGCGCTCAAATCGCACTGGCAGGAATCGGCAACATGGTGGACTTCGACCAAACGGTCGAGGCCATGCACCGCGTAGGCAAGTCCCTTCCCTTCGAACTGCGGGAAAGCGCATTGGGTGGCCTTGCGAACACGCCCGCGGCCTGCGCGTACTGCGAGAGCAGACGGTAGCCTTTGGACCCCGAGCGCAGACAGACCGACCCGACGCTCTTCTTCCAGGTCGCAGCTCTCATCACGGAGCTTCTGGCGATCGCGGCGGTTGCCGCCTTCGACAAGCTGGCCTTGGGCGGCGAAGGCGGCATCCCCTTCGCATCAGGATACCAGGCGAACACCGTCGCCATTGTGAACTGCGTGCTCATCGCCGTCGGCGTGGGACCTGTCGCAACCGCAGCGTTCGACTTTCTGGACTCCCCCGACGATAAGGACGCATCCGTCAGTCGGGGTCGAGGCGGCAGACCGTTCGGAACCGGGGCCCTTCAAGCCTACGGCCTGCCCGCATTGGCGGCGCTTATCGAGGAGCTTCTGTACCGCGGCGCCGTCATGGGCCTGGTCGTCGACGTCATGAATCGGTTCGACCCGGGCATTTCTGCCACCTGCGCACTGGGCGTGAGCATGGCGGTGTTTTTGGCTGCCCACCCGCAGTACCGCACAGGATTATCTGTCGCCCAAGTCACCTTCTCGGGCATGGCGTTGGGCGTGCTGGCTCTGACCACGAACTCCGTGATCGCACCTTTCCTTCTACACCTGGCCATGAACCTGTTCGCCGTGTTCTACGAACGCTGGCTGGCACCTTTGCACCGCTAGGCGGGTCGGGCGCGCCGGCTTCACGCTACAGGTTGATTTTCACGATGGGCGCGTAGTCCTTCAGGAGCTTCTTGGTGACGTTGCCCTTGCTGAATTTGATGTGCAGCGTATCGCCGTCCACCTTCGTCACGCGACCGCGGCCGAAGGTTTTGTGGTCCACGATGTCCCCCACGGCGAACGTGACCCGCGCGGCGGATTTCTTCTCAGCGTTGGGGCTGGTCCGTCCCGTGTAGCTGCGGGGCCGCGTTCCGCCGGCGCTCGACTGTCCGAAGACGCGCCCGCCGCCGGCCTCCTTGCCGCTGCCCGAGATGCCGCGACGGCTGCCGCGCTTCTCCCAGCCGGTTCCCGCGAAGCCGGAACTTCCCAGACCCGCGCTCTTGCGCAGCTCGGAGGGAATTTCGCCCACGAACCGCGAAACGGGGTTGGCATGGGTCTCGCCGAAAATCTGACGCGCGTAAGCGCAGGTCAGATACAAGCGCTTGCGGGCGCGGGTGATGGCGACATAGGCCAATCGGCGCTCCTCCTCCAACCCTTGCGGGTCGCGGCTGGAATTGGAGTGCGGGAACAGGGTCTCTTCCATGCCGGCCACGAAGACGCAATCGAACTCCAAACCCTTCGACGAGTGCACGGTCATAAGCGTGACGAACTGGTCGTCGTCGGTAGCGGCGTCCAGATCGGTGCGCAGACGCACCCACTCCAGGAAGTCCTCCAAGCTATCCGGCGAAAGCTGGCGCGTGTCCGCCAGCAGGTTGATCCCTTCGGGAGGAAGGGCGCTCTCGTCAATCTCGTGGCTTTCCACATATTCGTCGACTACGGAGAGGAACTCCTTGATGTTCTCGATGCGGCTTTCGGCCTCGTCGGTTCGCTCCTGCTCCAGGGCCTGGATGAGCTGGCTTCGGTCGATAACCGCCTCGATCACCTTGCGCAGCTCGCCGCCGTAGCTCTGCGCGTCGTTGATCAGCCCCACGAAACCGCCGATGGCGTTACGGGTGCGCATCTGCAGCGTCTCGTCGGCAAGGCACCACTCGGCCGCCTGCATGAACGTGAGGTTGGAATTGCGGGCCACGTTCTCGATGTGCTCGATGGTGGTTTTGCCGATGCCGCGGCGCGGCTGGTTGATGACGCGCTTGGCCGCCATGTCGTCGGCAGGGTTGATGCACAGGGTGAGGTACGCTATGACGTCGCGGATCTCGGCGCGGTCGAAGAACTTCGTTCCGCCCACGATGCGGTACGGCACGCCGGCACGCAACAGCATGTCTTCCAAGGATCGTGACTGCGCGTTCGTGCGATAGAACACGGCCATCTCCTCGTATGAGACGCCTTCGTTATGCAGCTTGTCGATTTCGCCGGCGATCCAGCGCCCCTCGTCGCGTTCGTCGGACGCCATGTACACGAGGATCTTCTCGCCGTCGCCCGACTCGGTGAACAGGCGCTTCTGCTTGCGCTTGGTGTTATGCGCGACCACGGCGTTGGCAGCGTTCAGGATGTTGCCCGAGCTGCGGTAGTTCTGCTCGAGTTTGATGGACCTGGCCTGAGGGTAGTCCTGCTCGAACTCGAGGATGTTGCGGATGTCGGCGCCGCGCCATGAGTAAATGGACTGGTCGTCGTCGCCTACCACCATGATGTTCTGATGCTTGGCAGCCAACAGCTTGGTAATGGCGTACTGGGCGTGGTTCGTGTCCTGATACTCGTCCACCAGCAGGTAGCGGAACCGGTCCTGATAGGCCTCCAGCACATCGGGATGGTTCTTGAACAGCAGATACGTGTACATGAGCAGGTCGTCGAAGTCGAAGGCGTTAGCCATCTTCAGGCGTTCCTGATACACCGCGTACACGCGCGCCGTGACTTTGGAGACGGGGTCGCGGGCCTCGTCGGCATACACGCCGGGCGCCTTGAGCTCGTTTTTCGCCTGGGAGATCTTGCCGCGGATAGAATTGACCGGCCAGCGCTTGGGATCCAGGTCAAGCCCTGCCATAACATCTTTCAACAGGCGTTTCGTATCGTCGTCATCGTAAATGGTGAAGCTTTTGGAGAAGCCGAGCAGCTCGCAATCGACCCTGAGGATGCGCACGCACATGCTGTGGAACGTGGACACCCACATGCCGCGGGCCGAAGGGCCCACCAGGCGCCCGAGACGTTCGCGCATCTCGTTGGCGGCCTTGTTGGTGAAGGTGATGGCCATAATCTGCCAAGGCGGCACATTCAGATCCTGAACCATATGGGCGATGCGGTACGTGAGCACACGGGTTTTGCCGCTGCCTGCGCCCGCAAGCACCAGGAGCGGACCCTCGGTGCACAGCACGGCCTCGCGCTGCGGCTCGTTCAGCGAATCGATATCCAGCATGTTCTCTCCGTTCCACCCGTCTGTTCGCCGCAACCGGCTATGTTAAGCAAAAGGCCGGGCATCTTCTCACAACCTGCAGACACCACGTGTCCACGGAACGACCCAGCAAGAAAAAATCTAGAAAAGCAGCGCCTTCACGCCGAAGTAGGCCAACACCAAAATGCCGACGACGATGCGGTACACGCCGAAGAGAGCAAAGTCGTTCTTCTTGATGTAGCCCATAAGGAACTTGATCGAGATGACCGACACGACGAAGGCCGTCACGATGCCCACCAGCAGGACAACCGCTTCCACCGAGGTCATGATGGGGCCGGTGGCAGACGCCATAGCCGCCATGTACTTGACGATTTTGACCAAGCCCCAGCCGAACATGATGGGGATGGCCAAAAAGAACGTGAACTCGGCCGCCGCGGTGCGCGAGCATCCGGTGAGCATGCCGCCGATGATGGTGGCGCCGGAACGGCTGGTGCCGGGGATAATGGCCAGGCACTGGAACAGGCCGATCTTCAGAGCGGCCTTCCAGTCGATGTCGTCCACCGTCTGGATGGCGAACATACCGTCCGGATCGACCGAACCGTCCTCCAGCCGAGGCGCTTGGGCACCGATGGCCCCGCCCTGCTCGACCAGAGCCTCGTAGTTTGCCAGTTTCTCGCGGTTGCGTCGTTCAAGCACGATAAACACGACGCCGTAGAGGATCAGCATGGATGCCACGACGGCGGCGTTGTAGAAGTGATCGCCCACCCAGTCGTCCAGCAGCAGGCCGACTACCGCAGCGGGCAAGCATCCGATGACGACCATGCCCCACAGGCGCCACGTGGCACGCCGTTCCTGCGCGGCCTTCTTGCCAGAAAACGGGTTCAGCTTGTTGAAATACAGGATGATGACGGCCAGGATGGCACCGATCTGGATGACCACCAGGAACAGCTTGAGGAAGTCGTCGGAAACGTTGAGCTTCACGAATTCGTCGACCAGGATCATGTGGCCCGTCGACGAAATGGGCAGCCATTCGGTAACGCCCTCCACTACGCCGATGAGGAAGGCCTTCAGTATTTCAAACAACATGTATGGTTCTGCTTTCTACTTAATGCCGATGCCCGACGACGCCGATCCGCTCCGGGCGGTTCGCAACAGGTGGAAGCACGGCGGCCGTACCGAGCTCGGACGCTGCATGTGCATGCGCCGGTGCGGCCACGAGTCGTTCGCCATGGCGACGATCCCGATGATGCCGGCATCTTGCGGAATGCGGCTCGGCCGACGGCCGGTTCGACGGCGCGTCGCTTTCGCGAACGGCCCACCGAAGGACATGCCGCCCGGTTTTCCACGGAGGCTATTCTATAGGCTGGCAACGGCCACGGCCCCGCTGCCCCTCCGTTCCGACAAAAGGAACAGAACGACCGCCCAGAGCACCACCCGTTTAGACGAACGGGACGTTGGGGACGGAGCCCTTTGTCCCGTTTGGCAAGGGAGGCCACGGGGCATTGGAGGACGTTGGGGACGGAGCCCTTTGTCCCGTTTGGCAAGGGAGGCCACGGGGAAGGACCACTTTTGCCCATTACCGGCGAGGTGAAGGTTGGGCCGGCGTGCAACCCCGCGGCATCCTGCTCCTCGGTTCGAAAACCTCGTTTTCCGCCAGAAAAAACAAGTAGTGTACGACTTTGGGAAGACATGGGTCGCGCATGTCATATCGGCGAGCTTTTGACCTGGGGTTACGCATGGTTGCATGTCTCTGGGAGCGAAGCGGGGCCGAATGGTCGTGCACTAGTTGATTTTCTTGGCGCAGAAGCTGGTTTTGGGCTGAAGGAGCGGGCTGGAGATACCAAGAAGTGTCCCCACTGACTCAAAAACGTGCCAGTTGGAAACGTCCCTACTGACACAGAACGACCGCCCAGGAAAGCGGTCGTTCGGAAAAATGGGGCAAAGGGGACTGTCCCCTTTGCCCCAGGTATGCAGCTAGCGGCGTTCGGCGATCTCGGCCGTGATATCGGCGATGAACTCGTCGAGCTGGCGGGCGACCGTCTCGTTGGAGCGGTCGCGGACGCTGATGTATTTGCCGTCGCGTTCCTGCTCGCCAAGGATGAGCATGTAGGGAACACGGTCGGTGGAGCGTGCCTCGCGGATCTTATAGCCGATCTTCTCGTCGCGGGTGTCGACGACGGCACGGACACCGGCGTCGCGAAGGACCTGGCCCACCTCGAGGGCGTAATCGCGGGTCTTCTCAGACACGGGCAGGATCTTCACCTGCAGCGGAGCAAGCCACGTGGGGAACTTGCCCGCGTACTGCTCGGTCAGCATGCCGATGAAGCGCTCGAAGCTGCCGAAGCCGGCGCGATGGATCATGATGGGGCGCTTCTTGGTGCCGTCGGCGGCCATGTACTCAAGTTCGAAGTTCTGGGGCAGCTGGAAGTCCAGCTGGATGGTGCCGCACTGCCAGGTACGGCCCAAGCAGTCCTTCAGGTGGAAGTCGATCTTGGGACCGTAGAAGGCGCCGTCGCCCTCGTTGAGGATGTAATCCTTGCCCATCTTCTCCAGCGCCTCGCGCAGGCCGTTTTCGGCGCGCTCCCAATCCTCGTCGGAACCCATGGAGTCCTCGGGGCGGGTGGACAGCTCCACCTTGTACTCGAAGCCGAACTGCTGATAGTACTCGTCGAACAGGCGTGCAGTCTCCAGCACGATGTCGGAAATCTGCTCGGGCGTGACGTAGATATGGCCGTCGTCCTGCGTGAAGGCGCGCACGCGGAACAGGCCGTGCAGGGCGCCCTTCAGCTCATGACGGTGGTCGAGACCGGCCTCGGCCAGCTTCAGCGGCAGGTCGCGGTAGCTGCGCGGGCGGCTCTTGTAGATGAGGCACGCGCCGGGGCAGTTCATCGGCTTGACGGCGTAATCCTCTTCGTCGATGACCGTGGTGTACATGTTCTCTTTGTAGTGGTCCCAGTGGCCGGAGGTCTCCCATAGCTTGCGGGACAGGATCTGAGGCGTTTCCACCTCGTCGTAGTTGTACTTGGCCATCATGTCATGCCAGTACTCGATGAGGGCGTTCTTCAGCTTGGTGCCGTTGGGCAGCCAGAACGGGAAGCCCGGGCCCTCGTCGGCGAACATGAACAGTTCCATCTCCTGGCCGATCTTGCGGTGGTCGCGCTTCTTGGCCTCTTCCTGGATGCGCTCGTACTCGGCGAGCTCTTCCTTGGAGGCGAAGGCGATGCCGTTGATGCGGGTGAGCATCTTGTTGTCCTTGTCGCCCTTCCAGTAGGCGCCGGACACGGCGGTCAGCTTGAAGGCCTTCAGGGCCTTGGTGTACAGGATGTGGGGGCCGACGCACATGTCGACGTATTCGCCCTGCTTGTAGAAGGTGATGCGGGCGTCGGGGTCCAAATCGCCGATGTGCTCGACCTTGTACTGCTCCTGACGTTCTTCCATGTGCTTGATGGCCTCTTCGCGGGGCAGCTCGTAGGTGGAGAACTTCAGGTTCTCTTTGCAGATCTTCTTCATCTCGGCTTCGATGGCGGGCAGGTCGTCCTCGGAGATCTTCTCGTCGCCCAGGTCGACGTCGTAGTAGAAGCCGTTTTCCGTGGCAGGGCCGTAGCCGAAGTCGGCCTGCGGGTACAGACGCTTGATGGCCTGCGCCATGATGTGCGCAGCGGAGTGGCGCAGGACATGCACCTCTTCCTCAGCCGGGCACTCGTCCACATGGCCGTCGTTATATAAAACCTTCATCAGGACCTCTTCCAATCAGGAGTGATAACACAAGGTTGCATATTAGCACGTCGAATGCGGACGTGGTCAAATACACGGTGGAACCACAGATGAAAGTGCGTGAAACCTCCGTGGAACTACGCTTCGAGATACATGTACAGCCGCTGCGCGTAGCCGATCAGCTCCGGCGCGTGTGAGCAGCGCAGGTAGCTGGGATCGAAATCGTTGCCGCCCAGGCGCACACGGTCTAGCCCGTCCGCGTCCTTGAGAATTCGATAGAAGCGCACCGCATCCACCCCGGAAACCGGGCGACCGCTGAAAAACGCGCGGATGGCTTCCTCCCCCTCCGCATCCTCACGGTCGTGCCATGCGACGGCGAAGTACACCCTGTCGTCATAGGCGATGGATCGCCCCGCCAGCGTGGCGCGGGCGTATCCGCGCTGGGTGTCTTCGCAGAAGCGCTTGTAGTATTTGGCGGCGCGGGCCCCGTGGCCCGTGTCCAGATAAGGGTCGGCGCGTCGCGAGTCGTGAAACGACGCCGCCGCAGCCAGCGCCTCCAGGTCGGTGTCGGACAGGCCCTCGAGCTCACCCAACGCCTGGGACAGCATGAGCACCCGGCCCCAGTGGGGACGGAAATGGATGGAACCGCCCGTGGTCCAAGGGTTCAAATCCGTGTTGATGAACGCCAGCCAGCGCAGAAACGTGTCGCGGGCTCGCTCGGATGGAGCCAGCTCGGCCAGAGCATGCAAGGGACCGTTCGCCATGGATTCCGTAGCGACCTCCTTGCCGATGATCTCGGCGAACCGCGGGTCCAGCATAAGGTTGTCCCAGCTGTAACCCATGTCTTCGGCGAACTTGAGGAAATGGGGCGCCACCGCGCCGTCTTCGGTGTGCAGCGGGGTGACGGAGTAGTGCGCCAAACCCTGGGCCTGTTGCAATGTTATGTCGTCTACCATGGCCGAATGCCCTTCCCCATCGTTTCTGCCAGCACGAGCGCCGCGAGCCGCGACCCCGCAGGACTCGGATGCACGCCGTCTGCAGCATACAGCTCATCGGCCGATCCCGCACGAAACGGCGCGGCGACATCCGCCAGAAGCGCCCCCGAATCGGCGGCCGCCTGAGCAAAGGCCTCGGCCATGCGCAGGCTCATGTCGTCGTGGGACATCCCCAGTTTGACGAGCTTTGCGCATCCCGCCCGATAAGGCCAGGTGCCGTAGATTACCGGCTGCGCCCCCGCTGCCTTGGCGGCTTCCGACAGCGACGCCACGCTGCGGGCATAGGCCGTAGGCGACGTGGCAGGGCCGTGGCTCATCTCCTGCATCACCACGAAATCCCAGGCCTCGTTTGCAAGCGCCGCCTGAGTGAGGGCCCCGTTGCGGGTCTTCGGGTTGAGATGCTCGGCCAGGCGCGCCCCGCCCCGCGCATGCACCCGGACTTCGGCCGTCAGGAGCTCGGCCAGCATGTCCGGCATGTGGTTCGCCGTGGTCAGACTGTTTCCCAGCATGAGTATGCGCATGGCAGATCCCTTCTAGCGTTCGTTTCACCCACTATACCCCGAAAAGCCTTAAGATAGGCAGGGTTTCAAAATCGAAGGACAAGGAGCTGCATGAAGCGGACGCCACGCATCATCACCGTCGTGCTGACGGGCGGTCCCTGCGGCGGTAAGTCGACGGCCGAGCGCCTCCTGCACGCACATGCGTGGCCCGCAGGCTGGCAGGTCGTTTTCGTCGAAGAGTCCGCCACGGCGCTCATCAAAGCGGGTGTGACCAGGGAGTCCTGCGGCGAGCAGTACGCGTTCCAGTGCCGCGTGATCGAGCGGCAGCTCGTGCGCGAGCAGGACGCTCTTGAGCTTGCGAGACAATCGGACTCCGACACGGTCGTCGTATTCGACCGAGGAGTCCCCGACAGCGATGCGTATCTTGCCCCGGCCGAATACCGGCAGGCCTTGGCCACGTACGGGATGACGCCCGAAAGCGCCCTGCTGCGCTACGATGTTGTGTTTCACCTGGTAACATGCGCAATCGGAGCAGAAGATCACTACGAGACCACAGGCAATGCCGCCCGCCGCGAAACCCTGGCCCAGGCTGCCGCCGTCGACGCCCGGCATGCCGCCAGCTGGTCGGCGCACCCCAGGCTTGTCACCTTGCGCAACGGCCAGGGCTTCGACGCCAAGATGGACGCGCTAATCGAGTACATCCAGGGCCTCATGCGCTCCTAAGAACAGCATTCGACACCGCTAACGAAGCCGCCGCACCCGGATCGCAGCATTCGATTCGGTACCTACTTGCGCGTGAAGCAGAACGGCGGCCCGAAATAGCTGGCCAGTTCCAGATAGGGATCGTTCTCGTAGAGCCGTCCGATCACGCGGCGCTCCCGTTCGCTTTCCTGCAAGCGCAGCGCCAGATCGGGGTCGGCGCCCTCGTACATCGCATCGAAGTCGCGCCCGAACATGGGCTCGTAGGCAAACTCATCCTCGGCGGGCGGCTCGAATGCGGGCTTACCGAGGTCGGGCACCGTCGCGCCCTTGAACTGGGTATCGTAGAGCTGCGAATACACGCCGCCCGTTTTGACCAGATCCGCATGCTGGCCACGCTCCACCACATGACCGTCCTTGATGACCAGGATCTCGTCGGCCGCCAGAATGGTGGACAGGCGATGCGCGATCAGAATAGACGTGTGGGTCTGCACCAGCGAGTTTATGGCGTCCTGGATCTTCGCCTCGGAAATCGAGTCCAAAGCGCTGGTGGCCTCGTCGAAGATGAGCAGCGCCGGGTCCTTCAGCAGCACGCGTGCGATGGATATGCGCTGTTTCTCGCCGCCGGAAAGCTTCAGCCCGCGGTTGCCTACCATGGTGTCCAGGCCATGTTCCTGGCGCTGTATGAACTCGAGGATGTTGGCCTTGTCGCACACCTCGAGGAGCTCCTCTTCGGTGGCGTCGGGCTTCACATACAGCAGGTTGTCGCGAATCGTGCCGTTGAACAGGTACGTCTCCTGCGTCACCACGCCCACGTTGGCCCTAAGGAAATGCAGGTCCAGCTGACGCACGTCCACGCCGTCGAACTTGACGGAGCCGGCGGCCACATCATATAGGCGCGGTATCAGGTTCACGATGGTGCTCTTGCCGCTGCCCGACGGACCCACCAGCGCGATGCTCTTCCCCTTGTCCAGCGTGAAGCTGACATCGTGCAGAATCTGCCGCTCGGGGTCGTAGGCGAAATCCACGTGCTCAAATGCCACGGACCCTTCGGCATGGTCGGGAACGATGGCGTCGGGAGCGTTCTCGACCTCGGGCTTCATGTCGAAGTATTCAAAGATGCGGGTGAACATGGCCATGGAGCGCACCCAGTTGACCTGGATGTTCAGCAGCGAATTCACCGGCCCGTACATGCGGCCGAGCAGCGTCACCATGACGGTGATGTCGCCGACGGTGAGCGACGAGTCGTACCGCATCATGAGGATGCCGCCGCCCAGGTAGAGCAGCATGGGACCCACGCTCGAAATGGTGTGCATGGTGACGAAGAACCAGCGGCCGGCCATGCTCTCCTTAATGTTCAGGCCGATCATCTTCTTGTTGGCCGCCTCGTAGCGCTCGTACTCGCGGTCCTCGGCGCCGAACAGCTTCACCAAGGTTTGGCCCGACACGGACAGGGTCTCGTTGAGGATGCCGTTGATCTGGTCGTTGCACTCCTGGGCCTGGCTCGTCAGGTTCCAACGCACGCGGCCGGCACGGCGCGTGGGGATGACGAACAGCGGGATGAGCGCGATGCTGACCAGCGCAAGGATCCAGTTTTTGGAGAACATGGCCACCATGGCCACGATGAGCGTGATGGTGTTGGACAGCACACTTGACAGGTTGCTGGAAATGACCGATTCGGCACCGGCGATGTCACTGGTCATGCGTGTGATGATGTCGCCCTGGTTGTTGGTGGTGAAGAACCGCTGCGACATGGTCTGCAGATGGCGGTACATGGCGTTGCGCATGTCGTAGCCGATGTGCTGCGACACCCACGAGTTGAGGTAGCTTTCCGCCACGCCGATGAGCTGCGCCACCACGGTAACGCCGAAGGACAGCAGGATGAGCTGTACCAGCACGGCGAGGTTGCGACCGATAAGGCCGTCGTCGATGATCTTGCCCGTCAGAATGGTAGGCAGAAGCGACAGTACCGACGACGCGATGATGCAGACCAGGATGAGCGCAAGACGCCATTTGTACGGCCCGAAATACGAGAAGACGCGCTTAATCAGCGGCCAGGTGAGCTTCGGCTGGTTTCTCTTCTCCTCTTCGGTCAGAAACACGGCGCCGGGACCTCCCGGCCCCCTTCCAGACGGTGCAGGCATACGGCTTCCTCCAAACGCAGACAGGGCAACACTCGGAAATACGCACCCAAACGCGCGAATGCGGCATACCTGCATTGTAAACGCTCGAGCCGATTCCCCTACGGAAAATGCCTCGTCGTCAGCCAACGGAGTACGAACAGGTACAATGAACGCAGCCTCGGCGTCCGACGCGCCGACATGCACCGAAACGAAAGGGCTGCCATGAGCCAGCAATTCTGCACCTCCTGCGGTGCCCCCGTTCAAGAGGGGCGCAACTTCTGCACCTCGTGCGGAGCACCCGTCGCGTCCGCAAACACGCAGACCGAAGTTCGGAAGCCCTCCACGCAGCAGCGCATCTGCCCCAACTGCCATGCGGCCGTTGCCGACGGCATGCCGTTCTGCACCTCCTGCGGGCACTATCTGGACGCGCCGGTGGCCGCTCCCCCGACGCAGCCGACGGCAAAGGGGCCCAACAAGACGCTGGTCGCAGCCGTTGCGGCAGCGGTCATTATCGTGGCAGCCGTTGCGGCCACCCTCGCCATAATCCAACCTTGGGCGCACGATGAGCCCGATGCGAAATCCGAGCCGGCCGTCGCCCATAAAGCCGACAAGGACGACGCCGAGACCGAAGACGCATCCGATGCAACGGCCGATTCCGACGGCGCGGCTGATGCCACGGCCGATTCCGAAGAAGAACCCCAGGCAGACCCCGCAAACACGGATGCCGCAAAGGAAGAGGCCCTCGACGCCTCCGTTCCCGCCGTGTTCGACCACGTGCGGGCGTCCTCCGAACTGCCACCCGACGAATACAACTCCTATTACGGCGTGAACAACGCCGTCGACAACGACATGGCCACCGCTTGGAACGAGGGCAACGAGTCCAACAACGGCGAAGGCGAATGGATCGAGATCTACGCTGACACCGAGCAGGTGTGCACGCAGGTCAGATTCGTGCCCGGATATCCCAAATCCGAGTTGGTCTACAACAACAACTGCCGCCCGAAAAACGTCACCGTCAGTTTCAGCGACGGCACAAGCATCGATGTGGAGATTGAAGACATCATGGGTCAGGAAATCACACTTGACCTGGACAAGCCCGTGAAAACGACGTTCGTGCGCTTAACGATCAACGAGGTGTTTCCGGGAGACCAGTGGACCGACTGCACCGTCGCTGAATTTCACGCGAGCTAGGCGTGGCGGCGCAGTGTTTTGCTGCTACGGCGCCTTCCATCCGATGGAGTCGCAAACCTTCACGCGCCTTGCGGCCCGGCCGAACCTTGCAGCAGGTATCAGAGGACTTATGGTGGTTTCGACGGGCGTAGTCCGGAGAATGCGGCTATACTTGCTGAAAAACCCTGCCCCTTCGATAGAAGTGAGGGAAGACCCATGGATTCGAACACCCACGATATAGCCCGCAACCAGTTCATGCTCACCGGAGGGTTGGCCCGCCAAGGTTACGACTGGTGGTGGCATTCGTTCACAGGCCGCGATGCGCAGACCGGCGAAGAGAAGCCGTTCTTCATCGAGGTATTCGCCTGCAACCCCGCCTTGGGAGGCGACGAGCCCGTTTTCGGCCAGCTGCCTGAAAACAAGGCGGCCGGCATCAAGCCGAGCTACGTCATGGTGAAGGCGGGCTGCTGGGGCAAGGACGCCCGCCAGATGCATCGTTTCTTCGGATGGAATCAAGCGACGGTCAAAGGCGGCGTGCCGTTTTCCGTCAAGGCCGGCGACTGCTATGCCAGCGAAAACGTCCTTCGCGGCAGCGTCTCCGTGAGCTGCGAGGACGCCGCCGCCCATCCCGAATGGATGAGCGATGCGGGCACCATGGAATGGAACCTGCTGTTGGACAAGCAAATCGCCTTCAACGTGGGTTACGGAGCCTCCGCACCCATGCGCCAAGCCGAGGCCTTCGAGATGTATTGGCACGTTGAAGGCATGAAGACCCTGGTCAACGGCACGGTTAGGCTCGATGGGCGCACCTACACGGTGGACGGCCCCACAAGCTACGGATACGCGGATAAGAACTGGGGCAAGAATTTCACGAGCCCGTGGGTGTGGCTCGCCTCCAGCCACCTGACCAGCACGTTAACCGGCAAGTCGCTCGAAAACAGCGCCTTCGACATCGGCGGCGGCAGGCCCAAGGTGTACGCCATGGCCCTGCCCCACAAGCTGCTCGGCAGCATCGTCTACGAAGGCAAGACCTACGAGTTCAATTTCAGCAAGGCCTGGACGGGCAGCACGACGGAATTCGACTGCCGCGAGACCGACGAGGACGTCGTGTGGCACGTAGTCCAGGACACGCATACGGCGCGTCTGGAAACGGATATACGCTGCTCGAAGGCGGATATGCTGCTGATCGACTACGAAGCGCCCGACGGGTCGAAGCGCTACAACCGACTGTGGAACGGCGGCAACGGCGAAGGCCTGCTGCGCCTGTACAGCAAAAAGCACGGCGTGCTCACCCTGATCGACGAGATCCTGGCGGAAAACGTGGGCTGCGAATACGGCGAATTCGACGCCTAGCGCACGGAAGAAAGCTACGGGAATCCTGGGCACCGCGCCAGAGAATCGACCGGACAAGCACGCCTGCCCCCTCAGCCGGCGCATCCCCGGCACCGC
This genomic window contains:
- a CDS encoding CPBP family intramembrane glutamic endopeptidase, with the protein product MDPERRQTDPTLFFQVAALITELLAIAAVAAFDKLALGGEGGIPFASGYQANTVAIVNCVLIAVGVGPVATAAFDFLDSPDDKDASVSRGRGGRPFGTGALQAYGLPALAALIEELLYRGAVMGLVVDVMNRFDPGISATCALGVSMAVFLAAHPQYRTGLSVAQVTFSGMALGVLALTTNSVIAPFLLHLAMNLFAVFYERWLAPLHR
- a CDS encoding ATP-dependent helicase, whose amino-acid sequence is MLDIDSLNEPQREAVLCTEGPLLVLAGAGSGKTRVLTYRIAHMVQDLNVPPWQIMAITFTNKAANEMRERLGRLVGPSARGMWVSTFHSMCVRILRVDCELLGFSKSFTIYDDDDTKRLLKDVMAGLDLDPKRWPVNSIRGKISQAKNELKAPGVYADEARDPVSKVTARVYAVYQERLKMANAFDFDDLLMYTYLLFKNHPDVLEAYQDRFRYLLVDEYQDTNHAQYAITKLLAAKHQNIMVVGDDDQSIYSWRGADIRNILEFEQDYPQARSIKLEQNYRSSGNILNAANAVVAHNTKRKQKRLFTESGDGEKILVYMASDERDEGRWIAGEIDKLHNEGVSYEEMAVFYRTNAQSRSLEDMLLRAGVPYRIVGGTKFFDRAEIRDVIAYLTLCINPADDMAAKRVINQPRRGIGKTTIEHIENVARNSNLTFMQAAEWCLADETLQMRTRNAIGGFVGLINDAQSYGGELRKVIEAVIDRSQLIQALEQERTDEAESRIENIKEFLSVVDEYVESHEIDESALPPEGINLLADTRQLSPDSLEDFLEWVRLRTDLDAATDDDQFVTLMTVHSSKGLEFDCVFVAGMEETLFPHSNSSRDPQGLEEERRLAYVAITRARKRLYLTCAYARQIFGETHANPVSRFVGEIPSELRKSAGLGSSGFAGTGWEKRGSRRGISGSGKEAGGGRVFGQSSAGGTRPRSYTGRTSPNAEKKSAARVTFAVGDIVDHKTFGRGRVTKVDGDTLHIKFSKGNVTKKLLKDYAPIVKINL
- a CDS encoding undecaprenyl-diphosphate phosphatase, with protein sequence MLFEILKAFLIGVVEGVTEWLPISSTGHMILVDEFVKLNVSDDFLKLFLVVIQIGAILAVIILYFNKLNPFSGKKAAQERRATWRLWGMVVIGCLPAAVVGLLLDDWVGDHFYNAAVVASMLILYGVVFIVLERRNREKLANYEALVEQGGAIGAQAPRLEDGSVDPDGMFAIQTVDDIDWKAALKIGLFQCLAIIPGTSRSGATIIGGMLTGCSRTAAAEFTFFLAIPIMFGWGLVKIVKYMAAMASATGPIMTSVEAVVLLVGIVTAFVVSVISIKFLMGYIKKNDFALFGVYRIVVGILVLAYFGVKALLF
- the thrS gene encoding threonine--tRNA ligase, which encodes MKVLYNDGHVDECPAEEEVHVLRHSAAHIMAQAIKRLYPQADFGYGPATENGFYYDVDLGDEKISEDDLPAIEAEMKKICKENLKFSTYELPREEAIKHMEERQEQYKVEHIGDLDPDARITFYKQGEYVDMCVGPHILYTKALKAFKLTAVSGAYWKGDKDNKMLTRINGIAFASKEELAEYERIQEEAKKRDHRKIGQEMELFMFADEGPGFPFWLPNGTKLKNALIEYWHDMMAKYNYDEVETPQILSRKLWETSGHWDHYKENMYTTVIDEEDYAVKPMNCPGACLIYKSRPRSYRDLPLKLAEAGLDHRHELKGALHGLFRVRAFTQDDGHIYVTPEQISDIVLETARLFDEYYQQFGFEYKVELSTRPEDSMGSDEDWERAENGLREALEKMGKDYILNEGDGAFYGPKIDFHLKDCLGRTWQCGTIQLDFQLPQNFELEYMAADGTKKRPIMIHRAGFGSFERFIGMLTEQYAGKFPTWLAPLQVKILPVSEKTRDYALEVGQVLRDAGVRAVVDTRDEKIGYKIREARSTDRVPYMLILGEQERDGKYISVRDRSNETVARQLDEFIADITAEIAERR